Genomic DNA from Theobroma cacao cultivar B97-61/B2 chromosome 3, Criollo_cocoa_genome_V2, whole genome shotgun sequence:
CATTTATATGTTCCATTTTATCTGTTGATCAAAAGGCACAATGTACTACATGCAGGTGTCCTGCCTCCTTTTAGGCCCATGTTTGAGCTGCTGAAACTAGAATATATATGAGCAATCATTATGAATATTAATTCAAAGCAAATGACAGGCCAGAgcttttcatatattttcttCACGGTATTTTTtgccatttcaatttcaaaaaggATAAAGTTTTCACTAAGCCAGAAAGAAACAACAGGTACATTTGAGTGGATTCTTTTGAATTTCTGATGCACAAACGGTTTCAATAGTTACTTCCCCTTTGCTCCTCATCTTTTCAAGTTATCAAATGGAGGAACAGTTTTGCTCCACTGaaagcaaaatgaaaataaaagtaggggaaaagaaaaaaggctcacctaacttttcaatgATAGGTTTCTGGTCCACATCTGCGTCCTACAAAATCACAGTGCTGCATGTCAAAAATGCAACCAAGTAAAAAATCTAACTTGAGGAGATAATGGATACACAAGGAACAGGGAAACTTAACTCCAATCATTATAATAGCAAGTGGCGACGTGCAACCCGACATAGAGGATGTGTAACTCTTAATATCCATCACAAACTTGTCGATCATTGACCCTTGAGGAGTCTGACATATTAGCAAAGTTCTCCatgttaattttcttttaatgaaTCCAAACTAACAAACAAGTTCAAAAAGTTCCAGCAACATTCACCATTCAagattgaatatttattagCAATTGTGTGATAATACTACTATTCTAATAgcagaaaaaaatttcacctttttctGTTGCAAAAGAGGGATAGCTTCGACTTTAAGTCCCGGAACATATCCAACATTCAAGACGATGCCAGTATATGTAGAAACTTCATCATCAACATTACCATTAGTCCACTTGACCtgccatttttttattaataccgaattaaaaaaaaactattaatttaaacataataaaggACAGAAAAGTACTTAAAATCAGAATGAAAACCTCTCTAAATTCATGAGTAAGGGCATCTCGGCCGAAAATTCCGCTAAcagaagataaaataatcgGAGTTCTTGATCCCAATTTCTCTACCATCTGCCCaaacaaacacaaaaaaaaaataaagagaaaaactttaaagcaaaaaagcaagaaaagaaaaaggttaagTTCTTTGAATTCATACGAATTGGAGAACATCTTTGAAGTGAAATCCAGGACCAACACTGGCCATAGCAAAATGGGGTCGAATTGGCTCCGACATAACCTTACCAAAAACCTCTTGTAAAGCAacctattaaaattttgaaaaagaaagaatcagCAAGAAcaataagaagaaaattttcctttttttttcttctgaaATGGGAGTCaaataaaaaaggagagagaTATACGCGAGGAGAAGGGTTGAGGGAGATAGCCGAGGAGAGCTTAGGGCGAGAGAGGACGCGGTTGCAAGCAGCGTTCCACGCCTTGGAGACGCAAGCAGCGGAAGCGAAGGAGGCGGCGGGTAGCCTTGAGAGTATGTTTTGAAGGAGATCGTGGTTCATTAGACAAAACcctttgctttctttcttgttggttGTTGAAGGTGATGCAGATGATCGCTTCTTATTCTCCATTGAAGGGGTTAAGTGAAGACTAACTCTGAAGAAGTAACCAAATGTTTCTCCTGCTTTGGGCTTGACTCCATTTCGTCCTATATACGTCGGCACTTGGAAATTCGTTGCTCCGTAAAATGCACGGTTTTCCTTTCTCTAATTTTTTCCCCCTAAAATCCAAGAAAggcttttttattattattttccttttttttttgacttataaagagaggaaaaagTGTTTCCAACTAAAATAGTAAATACTctctttgttatttttttctctctttagcttttgatatattttatattaaaatttttaataaaaattataatataaatattcaatacTTTTTCAtacagaaaataaaaaaaatattgtgaaaaataaatttgtaataTAGAAAAAGTAAGAGTTATTATATATCCNttatatatatatattatatatatatatatatatatatataataaagaaaaCTTCATTTAGTAATACCCCAACAAAGGATGGACAAAGAAACAAGGATCCAgggagtaatttttaaaaaaaattaagaattaaaatatttttataaaacaaaaatacattttactagtattataaaactttttattttagtattaatattttttaataaattatatttttgtttttaagttAAGTCTATATATAAACTCACATTATTCTTTTCCAAATACAGTAGTCTctgtattaaaaaaaaatggaaaatcatGCAGTAGTTTCACAAATGGTTCTAAACAATTTGGAGTCGAATGTTTAGTTTCtgataaaataaatggaaCATTGCCTTTTCAAACAACATTTCCTAGTACTTTTTCTTCCAATAAGAACAAAACGGAGCTGTTGACGGTCTAAAACACTCAAAATTTGGCTCAACGGCCTGGAAAACGAGCAACTATTACAGAAAACAAGAGTCAAACTCCAGATGAGTTGCATACAGGCATTATTACAAGGCGAAGCTGTCTAATTATTCAATGATCTGCCGATGGTGTAACAAATGACAACACCAAAAAAACTGTGGTGCAAACATGCAGGGAGCAACGAGCTGGGCTTTCTCCTTTTGCTTGCTGCCACATTGAAGTTGAGGAGCCTGTCGAGTCACGGCCAATTTCCCTGTTACAGACCACTCCTGCCAGTGGAGCACCAGGGAAGTTACTGTAGAATGGGAAGCTGTCAAAATATGATTCACCACGGTAATGGCAAGAGAACATCAAGCCTCCAAAGACTTCGCCATTGCTACCACCACCACCAGCAGCAGCATCCCTGATGGAGTAGCGGGTTTTGGAACTCGAAGCTGCCTTCAGAACTTTGAGGTTTTCAAAGGCATTAAGGCAGGATGATGATGCAGTGTCCGAGTCCGAATGGTAGAACAGGAATGTATCTCCAGGTCTTATGCCAACACCATCAACAACTAAATACTCTTCATCTCCCCTGTGGATAACGAGAACTTGCAATCAATTCTTTTGCCTTTTGTAAGAAGTATGGGCAAATAAGTGGGAAGCAAAAGGAGGCAAAGGGGATAAAAGATACAaaactttgaatgtttaacCAGGCTTGATTATATTTAAAGCCAAAAATGCAGTTAAATTTTACCCAACAATCAATTTACTTAAACCTATTTTTTGTTAGTTTCCTTAATATTTGGTCAGAATCAAAAGCAAATACAAAGGGATAAAAACTTTTACCAATCTTACCCTAAAACTTCATAAAAGGCCAAGTATGTTCTTAGTTCCAATTTCTCCGGCTCGATGGAGGATGGTCTTTTCTGAATGACCCCAATGTACAAATCAGTAGACTCATCATCCATCTGCAACACATAAATATTCTCTTTGCTTATCAGGTACAGAAACAGCATTAAGATATGCAAAAATATCATAAGGGCAGCCTAATAAGCACTGAGAATTGGTTGTTTTATTCTAGTTTGTCTGGCAGAAGAAATAAGTAATTTAGAAACCCACGAAATATATTGGTGAGTTCTCAATTTTGATCAATATGATTACCTCATCACTAATATCATCCAAAAGCCTCTGGCTATCTAATATCTCATCGTAACCATTCATGCAGGCAGTGAGCCATGAACATTCTGAGCCTTTGGCTGTTACAGAAACTGCCCTGAGCTCAGGACCAAAGGGCATTACACCTGTTGACAATGTCACATGGAATCGAGTCTCTCCTATACCTGTTAATTCAAAAAAACCAGGAACATATATGACCAATAGGATCCATGTTTTTCACCAAAAATGATGGCATTTGGCAAGCTGAAAGAATACaacaaagagagagagagagagagacaaaaaTACATAAGAAAACTCTGTATCACACTAAATGAAAAGTAGAACCAAAATGAGCAAGCAAGCACGCGTAAAGGCCAGcataataattataatctcAAGTAcattttagattttataaaatatggGATATCTTAAGCGTAGCATTTTTTGGTACATAAGAAGAAATACAAGGGAGGAGTGGGGATTGAACCTTGAACCTCAACCCACCTAAggagaaataagaaaaagcaGGCCAAGCCTGAGTTGTTGGTATCTTGAACATAATTGTTGcctcaaaaaataaaatgatgcAAACAAAACCAATTATTAGAGCAAGTGCAAGAAGCAGCATTAAGGTCCTTAGAAACTGAGAATGCAGAAGCTGAAAGCAAATAACAAATTTCCACTCTAAGCAAATGGATATGCTGTATGAATCTATGCATAGCACAAGAAACCATAAGAATTTGTTGGTTGGgcataaatgattttactttcTTTCCCCCTGGTTTCCTCATTCCTTGTCACCATGAAAACAGATTCTTCTGgcattttataattttttttttggtaatacAGTCAGGGGAATCCCTAGGCTTTACTTGGACCTAATCCCCTCACTAAACGATCTTAAGGGAGTACTCTCCCACATCAATTGGTGCATTGAAGATTTTAATCCCAAAGTGTTCTCCACAAGGATTGAACCCAAGAAAGGGGCTCCTCCCCTTACCAATTCAACTAACCTGTGTGGATATGTCATTTTATAGTTCAATGGCTGGAATATATTTTCACATTTCTAAAATAGCCTCCAAGCACCATTCACAGCAATGGCACTTGAAATTTTGCAAAGAAGTAAAAGACATTGCAGGGACAAATAGAAATGTTGATCTCAGGAAATATGGCCAATCTCCAAGTATTTATATACTATCATCATTCATTTTGGAAAGAAGCATTTCTATAAAGAATGTGAATATGTTCAGTGTATAACTGGGGATTTCAATCCAttaaaagaagtaaaaaaaatgaagtacCATGAGGCTTATCTTTATCCCCTGCAAATACAAGAGCAACGGCATCAAAATAGTACAGATCAGTGATGGAACTTTGAGAATTACCACCACTTCTGAACAAGAAGCGGCAACTTGCATCCCCTACAATCACTGTTTCCTCAGGCATAGCACAATCTGACAAAAAACAAGAGGTTGCCAACAATGTTTAGCCTGTGCAAGCAATGCATTCCAATAAAATTGGTACAAGAAAAGAGAAGGCTCTTTCTCGAACACAATATCAAATTAAGCAATTCTGTAAACAAGAAACCATAAAAAATTGGGACACAACACACAAGTAAATACCACTTGATACTTAAACAAAGTCATTTCCTTTACTAGCATTACAACAAGGTAACGAGAAACCTCATCATCAATAGTAGAGTAATATATATGTCAAAAAGAGGACTTACCAATCTCCGCGAGAACAGGTGTCAGGTCAGTGTGTTGATCCTAAAATTAATCCATGCCAAGCATCAGTAATCCAACATGAagaagtaataaaataattggattatttgattaaaataatgaaaaggcTCACTCACTCCAAACAGTATGATCCCAGCTGGAGCAATACAGCCAGAAACAGAAGCTGTATAATCCCTTATGTCCAGCATAAATTTGTCAATCATGGTAAATCGAGGCTCCTGGTATTAGTTGAAATCATTAAGTCAACATTTCTTTGAacaaacaaattgcattgagaaaaagaaagataaaaggagTCACAGGACTCTACGTATTCCCTctaaaaacaataaagaacAATCACAAACATTATATGACATGCCCCATCTTTGGTAGAATTGCAAAATTCATGGCTTCATTTCCGCACTACATTCATTCAGAACATGAGAGATCCTGCCTTACCATGTTTGTTTGAGATGGCGCACTCATGTAGAATAGCATTATCACAATGAGAAGCACAacaagaaatttgataaagGTAGGAACATTACCCTCTTTGGTCGTAATAACGGGACAGTATCAACCTTTAGTCCAGGTAGAAATCCAACAATCAGAACAATTCCTCGGTTAAAATTGCTAGCAGCGTCAGATCCTTGAGAATTTGAATTATCCTCCTCAGGATCGAAGTTCCACCTGACCTGTAAGATAACTTCAGCTGAGGACTTTAACGTAGTCTAATGTTAGATGGTTTTAACTTAGgaatcaaacaagaaaaaataaacCTCTTTCATTGTATTAGTAAGAGCATCTCTGCCAATAATTCCAAATGTGGCATTGGTAATGACCGGTGTTCTGGAGCCCAGTTTTTCAGTGATCTGCATCATATCTCAAGTCAAACCAAAGaccctttattttttttccttatattGGGGGTATGGGTGATTTATAAAAGGCTGCAAGATATATAAAAGctaaatccaaaagcaaagagttttttttggcataaaataaataaagattctAGCAAAGAGCCCATACAAGTTGATGCGCCTCTTCCAAGCTAAACTGCAAGCCAATAGAGGCAATGGCAAACTGTGGACGAATTGGAGAGGAGAGAACCTTCTCAAGAACCTCTTTCACAGCATCCTGTTAATTGGAAACCAATTAAACAAAACatacaaattcattttcttcctcttgGTTTCTTTAGAGCCAAGTGCCTGGGCTAGACTATATAAATTAACAAGCGTTTGATATTGGATTATTATGAATAGCAGTTGCTTTAACTTACAGGAAGAGAAGGGTTGAGAGAGAGTGCAGAGACAAGCTTCGGACGAGAAAGAACTCTATCGCAGACTTTGTTCCAGGATTTGCTAACGCAGGCAGCCGATGCGAAGGATAAAGCTGGCAACCTGGAGAGTATGTTTTGGAGAATATCATCGTTTACCGCAGCCAAACAAcccattttcttgttgttgtTGTCGTTGGTCTTCAGTGTATCTGTTTGACTGTGTTTACTGCCATGAACGTACTTATAATGCAAAGTTCAGAGGCGTGAAACGACAGAAGCAGCGTCGTTTTATGTACTTGTGAAAAGGAGATAATGAGcaggattcttttcttttccataaTCCTGAAGTGCTAAACCTGGCAATTAAAGCCATTTAAGGAGAAATGGATTCATTTCTTATTTGGATATGAAGTTTGGATTCTGTGGATTGATTGGTTCTTGTTTTTTGGTTATTTCTGTCACCTCAGCAgatcttctcttcttttgctTTAATTGAGTATCAGCATCCATAATTATTGCCATTACTTGTCTCTTTTTTAACATACGGCTGGTAATTCAACCAGGTTTTCTCTAGGCGTTTCGGCccaaattttctcttttatttctcaaGAATTAACCTCCATGAAATTATTACTGATTCTACAAACAAAGACGAACATAGACTACAAAATGAGTAGGGTTCAAAGTTGTAACTTCTTGGCCTCAATGATATAATGTATTTTGTTAAGAAACTTACAATAATGTTTGCCTTGACGTAGCAGGCAGTAACTATGGATGCAAGTCGATGACTCTATGCTTGAGTTTGATACAAGGCTTTTATTGGATTGAGTAAATTTATTTCACCcattcaaagaaaagaaagcaggTAGAACCTGCTAGAAGAAGAACCCAGCTGTCCAATTTACActataaatgagattaaaCTCATCAAACAAGTTTACAAATTGCTGAAATGGAATTGCAAATGATGGTCAAGGATGCTGAAATGGAAATGCTCCTGTTAAGGCATTCTGCAACAACCATTAGTCATTGTTCTGATTTCAGCATCTATTAACCTTTTTTTGTGTGCTTGTGCTGATATTTTGAGGAAGCAACCAGGAATCTAATTGGCTTTTGCACCTGTAGGACTCTACATGTGAAGATTAACACTTTGTAATTGGTATATGATATATAATCGTATTTTACTCTTATTTCACTCGAGAGTGAATCAAACACATATTAATGGCTTGTGAACCCCAGTGTGAATCTATTACGTAAAAGCTGCAAATGGATTGAGATTCTTCTATTTGTAAGGATCATTAACAGGAAGAACGGAGTAATTTCCCATGAAAATTCATGGCCTAGAAACAAGCAAGCTGTGACGTTATGGAAATGCCGAGGCATAGTTTATATTATATGTCACCAAATAAATGTCCACCATTAGCCATTTTGCTGCGTTGTTAGGCCACTTACCCAcaccaaaacttaaaaatagataaataaacCCTACTCGAGAGCCAAATGAACATAAATAAGAACAGGGAACACTGAATTTCACCCCGAAAGAAAATGAGATGAGGAATACTAAATCCAAACctggaaaaaaaggaaacttgAGCTTCAGCTTCAAAAGTCCTAGCACAATCACGACATTGCAACAAAAAAAGCAGTTATATTGAattcaatatacaaacattctaggTTTGGCACTCAGGGTTCAACAAAAGAACCCATGTTTATTGTGCACTGAAGGTTTCAAAATTCCTACTGCCAATGAAAGGGAAGAGTTTGAGGGGCTTCATTGCCAGAGGATCCACCAGAACCCATGTGAAACATTCCTGGGCAATGGACCGCCGTGTCCCTGCCATTGGCAACAACAACTGAATCCATGGGCTCTATAATGTGGTTCTGTAGGCTTGGACCTAAGGGCTGCACCAAGGGAAATGAGCGAGGCTGCACCATGCTACTCAAACTGATCCCAGATGTCTGTGTCTGCGGAGATGACAGAAGAGAGAGAGCACAATCTGAATCTTGAACTGGAGTTGTTGACCTGTCACAGAACATAGTGTGGCTGCCCCCACTGCCTTCTGAGAAAGGCGTAGCCCTGAGAAGCGGCTGGCAGACAGAAGCTTCTGGAAGTGTTTGATTCTGGGGAGTGTTATTTTCACCTTGCAAGAACATGAATTGCTTCCCTCCTCTGTAGTTGCTCGAAGAGGATCCAAGAACAAGATTTCGTTTCTCTGGTGAGTGTAACTGTTGCTGCTGGTTAAGATGCCTAGAATCTGTCTCAGAATTGGTAACTCCAGGCCAAGTAGGTTTCACCACAGTGGTGGATGGATATACTTGCAAATTAGAGAATGGCGACATCTGGGTACCTGAAATGTAGAATATATATTGATTCAAAAATCTTATTACTTGTAAATTTCAGAAGAGATTGCTCTTATGGTGCATTTTAAGTTGCTACCTTCTAGACCAATCACCAAACTATTAACAGGAaacaagggattttaatataAATCCTTATAAAAGTCACAAGCAGCTTAGCATTTATAACCATTAGGACCCAGAAGTGTGTCGATGCAAATAAGTCAGGAGGACAAAATATTGTGAAGTTATAAAAGTTTCTACAATCTATTCCTAAGGCATGGCTGCTCTCCGGCATTTAGGAGTGCTTTACATAAGC
This window encodes:
- the LOC18605125 gene encoding F-box/LRR-repeat protein At5g63520; translated protein: MGCLAAVNDDILQNILSRLPALSFASAACVSKSWNKVCDRVLSRPKLVSALSLNPSLPDAVKEVLEKVLSSPIRPQFAIASIGLQFSLEEAHQLITEKLGSRTPVITNATFGIIGRDALTNTMKEVRWNFDPEEDNSNSQGSDAASNFNRGIVLIVGFLPGLKVDTVPLLRPKREPRFTMIDKFMLDIRDYTASVSGCIAPAGIILFGDQHTDLTPVLAEIDCAMPEETVIVGDASCRFLFRSGGNSQSSITDLYYFDAVALVFAGDKDKPHGIGETRFHVTLSTGVMPFGPELRAVSVTAKGSECSWLTACMNGYDEILDSQRLLDDISDEMDDESTDLYIGVIQKRPSSIEPEKLELRTYLAFYEVLGGDEEYLVVDGVGIRPGDTFLFYHSDSDTASSSCLNAFENLKVLKAASSSKTRYSIRDAAAGGGGSNGEVFGGLMFSCHYRGESYFDSFPFYSNFPGAPLAGVVCNREIGRDSTGSSTSMWQQAKGESPARCSLHVCTTVFLVLSFVTPSADH
- the LOC18605126 gene encoding squamosa promoter-binding-like protein 13A, translating into MDWNLKATSWDLTELVNEAEPTIDVANGSSSYGVPRNEGDFSVDLKLGQVGNSGEESMNKWKEPGELKMESSPSKRARATNNGTHQVSCLVDGCNSDLSSCRDYHRRHKVCELHSKTPQVMINGQKQRFCQQCSRFHSLEEFDEGKRSCRKRLDGHNRRRRKPQPDPLSRSGSYFSNYQGTQMSPFSNLQVYPSTTVVKPTWPGVTNSETDSRHLNQQQQLHSPEKRNLVLGSSSSNYRGGKQFMFLQGENNTPQNQTLPEASVCQPLLRATPFSEGSGGSHTMFCDRSTTPVQDSDCALSLLSSPQTQTSGISLSSMVQPRSFPLVQPLGPSLQNHIIEPMDSVVVANGRDTAVHCPGMFHMGSGGSSGNEAPQTLPFHWQ